One window from the genome of Novipirellula caenicola encodes:
- a CDS encoding ThuA domain-containing protein, translating into MNRLFLLTLVTCLCSGACFAEDKSDAWQEKKAKHFKPLSEDQLSKIASAVPEQLAAEPKQDRRVLVFYRCEGFVHGSIPYANEAVKQMGQKTGAFEADFADTYDVFTPENLKQYDCILLNNTTGMQFETASQQNAFLDFISGGKGLVGFHAASDNFGRHPECRAIVGGEFGGHPWTAGGTWAFKLDDPDHVLNQAFNGKGFWHQDEIYQYKSDSYEGPEVLRILVSLDMSKEEVSKRINDGPREVPVSWIRTAGDGRVFYTNLGHRNETFSHPVVLKHMLDGIQYAMGDLAADATPTAKAEPTEAALAPAK; encoded by the coding sequence ATGAATCGACTGTTCCTGCTGACTCTAGTGACCTGCCTTTGCTCGGGAGCTTGTTTTGCCGAGGACAAGTCGGATGCTTGGCAAGAAAAGAAAGCCAAGCATTTCAAACCGCTTAGTGAAGATCAGCTAAGTAAGATCGCAAGTGCGGTTCCCGAGCAGTTGGCGGCCGAGCCGAAACAGGATCGACGAGTGCTGGTGTTCTATCGCTGTGAAGGATTCGTTCACGGCTCGATTCCGTATGCAAATGAAGCGGTCAAACAAATGGGACAGAAAACGGGGGCGTTCGAGGCCGACTTTGCCGACACCTATGACGTGTTCACCCCCGAGAACTTGAAGCAGTACGATTGTATTTTGCTGAACAACACAACGGGAATGCAGTTTGAAACCGCCTCGCAGCAAAACGCGTTTCTGGATTTCATCTCCGGCGGCAAAGGCTTGGTCGGCTTCCACGCGGCGAGCGACAACTTTGGCCGTCATCCCGAGTGCCGTGCGATCGTGGGCGGCGAGTTTGGTGGACATCCTTGGACCGCAGGCGGCACATGGGCATTCAAATTGGATGATCCCGATCATGTGCTCAACCAGGCATTCAATGGCAAAGGGTTCTGGCATCAAGACGAGATCTACCAGTACAAATCGGATTCGTACGAAGGGCCTGAAGTGCTACGGATCCTGGTCAGCTTGGACATGAGCAAAGAAGAAGTTTCCAAGCGGATCAACGATGGACCTCGTGAAGTGCCGGTGTCGTGGATTCGCACCGCGGGGGACGGACGCGTGTTCTATACCAATCTGGGCCACCGCAACGAGACGTTCAGTCATCCGGTCGTGCTCAAACACATGCTCGACGGCATTCAGTATGCGATGGGTGATCTTGCCGCGGACGCGACTCCGACGGCAAAAGCCGAACCGACAGAAGCTGCACTGGCGCCAGCCAAGTGA
- a CDS encoding C45 family peptidase — protein sequence MIAILLRVFAFSLLLVTVVPIHAESNATRLGDNLQPLLSCLSGRADSFAVALDIDVLLDGKVQHVDGRLVRFDDQSFDLDLIHSDYSVRIRRRTDATAFALPHHQTVFLGSGDVDASDQLSPRGITNRLVGSGSMLTMVVPMLQQTDSEAVAHMLTGLLKMDFNVNRQHWTLRNDVSLQFHNGGKKIEINVGEKHRGTLTIQDSLPEMAKVDDWVDFKQVVLERPELERSITRGTRRALEILSPSRLLTSPQPKARQVPGGELRWIDGQRVVLLKGTPEQIGDAHGRLLAVESQRCIDSVLYTFGTVNTIRTGRWFRHDLDAAYARLAPHIPEDHKRETLAFAKAINIDPSTAHAINVFPELFHCSGFAVSGPASKDGKLYHGRVLDYMTTIGLQDAATTFIVAVDGKHAFANIGYAGFIGSVSGMNDQAISLGEMGGHGEGQWDGVPMATLMRRALEECSTLDEVMTLWQDSPRTCEYFYVFADGKSRQAVGVAADPESIEFIMPGQSDPRLGDGIPNVLALSSGSRLETLRERIQQRYGEIDVEAAQWLMSRPVAMKSNLHNVLFIPEDGVFYVANATHNAPAAEQPYARFNLTELLQSMPR from the coding sequence ATGATTGCCATTCTCTTACGTGTTTTTGCCTTCTCACTACTGCTCGTGACGGTAGTTCCCATCCATGCCGAATCGAATGCAACGCGGCTTGGCGACAACTTGCAGCCGCTGCTTTCCTGTTTATCAGGACGTGCCGATTCCTTTGCGGTTGCCTTGGACATTGATGTGCTTCTCGATGGCAAAGTCCAACATGTTGACGGGCGACTCGTCCGATTCGATGACCAGTCGTTTGACCTGGACCTGATCCACAGCGACTACAGCGTGCGGATTCGACGCCGGACCGATGCGACCGCGTTTGCGTTGCCTCACCATCAAACCGTCTTCCTCGGATCGGGCGATGTGGATGCGTCGGACCAACTGTCACCGCGGGGAATCACCAACCGATTGGTCGGAAGTGGCTCGATGTTGACAATGGTCGTGCCAATGCTTCAGCAAACCGACTCTGAGGCGGTCGCTCACATGTTGACAGGGTTATTGAAGATGGACTTCAACGTGAATCGGCAGCACTGGACACTCCGCAACGACGTCTCGTTGCAATTCCACAACGGCGGCAAGAAAATCGAGATCAATGTCGGCGAAAAACACCGCGGGACGTTGACGATCCAAGACAGTTTGCCCGAGATGGCAAAAGTAGACGACTGGGTGGATTTCAAACAAGTGGTGCTTGAGCGTCCGGAACTCGAACGCAGCATCACACGCGGGACACGACGGGCACTAGAGATTCTGTCGCCGTCGCGACTGCTGACGTCGCCACAGCCAAAAGCCCGCCAGGTTCCCGGTGGCGAACTTCGCTGGATCGATGGCCAACGTGTTGTCTTGCTAAAAGGAACGCCCGAGCAGATCGGCGACGCCCATGGCCGGCTATTGGCCGTCGAGTCGCAGCGATGTATTGATTCGGTGCTGTACACCTTTGGAACCGTGAACACCATTCGCACCGGGCGTTGGTTTCGGCACGATTTGGACGCGGCCTACGCTCGACTTGCTCCGCACATTCCCGAAGACCATAAGCGTGAAACGTTGGCGTTTGCCAAGGCAATTAACATCGATCCATCCACGGCACACGCGATCAACGTCTTTCCCGAACTGTTTCACTGTTCCGGTTTCGCCGTTTCGGGCCCCGCAAGCAAAGACGGCAAACTGTATCACGGCCGCGTCTTGGACTACATGACCACGATTGGACTGCAAGATGCCGCGACCACTTTTATTGTTGCGGTCGACGGTAAGCATGCGTTTGCGAATATTGGCTATGCCGGATTCATCGGCAGCGTCAGCGGGATGAACGACCAAGCGATATCACTCGGCGAGATGGGCGGCCATGGCGAAGGCCAATGGGATGGCGTGCCGATGGCAACTTTGATGCGGCGGGCACTCGAGGAATGCTCGACGCTGGACGAAGTGATGACGCTGTGGCAGGACTCGCCGAGAACGTGTGAGTACTTCTACGTGTTCGCCGACGGGAAGAGCAGGCAAGCAGTCGGTGTCGCAGCGGATCCCGAATCGATCGAGTTCATCATGCCAGGTCAAAGCGATCCACGACTCGGCGATGGAATCCCCAATGTGTTGGCGTTGTCGTCGGGTTCACGACTGGAAACACTGCGAGAGCGAATCCAGCAGCGATACGGCGAGATCGACGTCGAAGCCGCCCAATGGCTGATGAGTCGTCCCGTGGCGATGAAGTCGAACCTCCACAACGTGCTCTTCATCCCCGAAGACGGCGTCTTCTACGTTGCCAACGCCACCCACAACGCCCCCGCCGCCGAGCAACCGTACGCCCGATTCAATCTTACCGAACTGCTGCAAAGCATGCCTCGCTAA